A DNA window from Rossellomorea marisflavi contains the following coding sequences:
- a CDS encoding NUDIX hydrolase, producing the protein MTMTYTPPKHIVSAAVTVLNEKGEILLINGPRRGWEMPGGQVEEGESLTDAAIRETKEESGIDIEIVKFCGIYQNVKRSICNTLFLGKVIGGEPTTSAESLEVGFFPVDVALSMVTHSNFRQRIEDSLEHTRHPIHVEFNQ; encoded by the coding sequence ATGACAATGACATACACACCACCCAAGCATATTGTTTCTGCGGCCGTGACCGTGCTGAACGAAAAAGGGGAAATCCTTTTGATCAATGGGCCGCGAAGGGGATGGGAGATGCCGGGTGGGCAGGTCGAAGAAGGAGAATCCCTGACGGACGCAGCCATCCGGGAGACGAAGGAAGAGTCGGGTATCGATATCGAAATCGTGAAATTTTGTGGAATCTATCAGAATGTGAAGCGATCGATCTGCAACACCCTCTTCCTCGGTAAGGTCATCGGCGGTGAGCCGACGACATCCGCGGAGAGCCTGGAAGTGGGGTTCTTTCCGGTGGATGTGGCTCTGAGCATGGTGACCCACTCCAACTTCCGCCAACGGATTGAAGATTCGCTGGAGCACACCCGTCATCCCATCCACGTGGAGTTTAATCAATGA
- a CDS encoding response regulator, protein MIKVIIAEDDFRVASIHERFLQKIEGVTVAGKALNGEETLRLLGEEEADLLLLDIYMQDQLGTDLLPAIRTRFPHVDVIMITAANDRELVATALRNGVLDYIIKPVSLKRFTSTLQQYQKRREMLKEKEEVSQATIDRLLGLHQTPLNGSGMPKGIDPLTLSKVKAIVEDTGKGISAEEMGSRMGASRATARRYLEYMVSTGEGTAELEYGIVGRPERKYFMAK, encoded by the coding sequence ATGATCAAAGTGATCATAGCGGAGGATGATTTCAGGGTGGCGTCCATCCATGAGCGATTCCTCCAGAAGATCGAAGGGGTCACCGTTGCCGGGAAGGCCCTGAACGGGGAGGAAACCCTCCGCCTGCTGGGAGAAGAGGAAGCGGATCTATTGCTTCTCGACATCTATATGCAGGATCAGCTTGGGACGGATCTCCTGCCGGCGATCCGCACCCGGTTCCCCCATGTCGATGTAATCATGATCACTGCAGCGAACGACCGGGAGCTTGTGGCGACGGCCCTCAGGAACGGGGTTCTTGATTACATCATCAAGCCCGTATCCTTGAAGCGGTTCACCTCCACCTTGCAGCAGTACCAGAAGAGAAGGGAGATGCTGAAGGAGAAGGAAGAGGTCAGCCAAGCCACCATCGACCGGTTGCTCGGTCTGCATCAAACGCCGCTGAATGGAAGCGGCATGCCGAAGGGGATCGATCCCCTCACCTTGAGTAAGGTGAAGGCGATCGTGGAGGATACGGGCAAAGGAATCTCAGCTGAAGAAATGGGCTCCAGGATGGGGGCATCCCGTGCAACGGCGAGGCGGTATCTGGAGTACATGGTCTCAACGGGGGAAGGAACGGCGGAGCTTGAATACGGAATCGTAGGCAGGCCGGAGCGAAAATATTTCATGGCTAAATAA
- a CDS encoding GNAT family N-acetyltransferase — MQLTLKNNLEVTFRKFKEEDFPAIHSLNEKEEWNNLVSKRELTRKAWLDSGIAYVAESEGEIIGYIRGLTDQHITLFICELLIDQNFRGCGIGARLLDYVHTLYPSTRVEMLASSTSKTFYEQQSYRPFYGFRKTFEERH, encoded by the coding sequence ATGCAACTAACACTGAAAAATAATCTTGAAGTCACATTCAGAAAGTTCAAGGAAGAAGATTTTCCGGCAATCCACAGCCTCAATGAAAAGGAAGAGTGGAATAATCTTGTGAGTAAGAGGGAGCTGACGAGGAAGGCCTGGCTCGATTCAGGGATCGCCTATGTGGCTGAATCGGAGGGGGAGATCATTGGGTATATCCGCGGGCTGACGGATCAACATATCACCCTTTTCATCTGTGAACTATTGATTGACCAGAATTTCAGGGGATGTGGAATTGGAGCGAGACTCCTGGACTATGTTCACACCCTCTACCCGAGCACCCGGGTGGAGATGCTGGCCAGTTCCACGTCAAAGACCTTTTACGAGCAACAATCCTATCGCCCATTCTACGGTTTCCGCAAAACGTTTGAAGAAAGACATTGA
- a CDS encoding ATP-binding protein has protein sequence MRLAVLTVGKTHSGKTTFARTLERELPDFIVLDQDLQAEFINTHYRKLVPEKGPNTFKMALSQTILNHAVEHTGHHIILSNSNLDRDGRRDLLSSFEQQGFKTILVDFQIPDSVLFKRIGGSGRSTTIFRTTTTSYEEVLQRQNGYHGNGPSEGEADHLLTIRSEEDVIRIIDAIKKIKSIEE, from the coding sequence ATGAGGCTGGCCGTCCTTACCGTAGGGAAGACCCACAGCGGAAAAACCACCTTTGCCCGGACGCTGGAAAGGGAGCTGCCTGATTTTATCGTCCTCGATCAGGATCTTCAGGCAGAGTTCATCAACACCCACTACCGGAAGCTTGTCCCTGAGAAGGGCCCAAACACCTTCAAAATGGCCCTTTCACAGACCATTTTAAACCATGCGGTCGAGCATACCGGACATCATATCATCCTGAGCAACTCCAATCTGGACCGGGATGGGAGGCGTGACCTGCTCTCAAGCTTTGAACAGCAAGGCTTCAAGACCATCCTGGTAGACTTTCAAATCCCGGATTCCGTCCTTTTCAAGCGGATCGGTGGATCGGGTCGTAGCACGACGATCTTTAGGACGACCACCACTTCATATGAAGAAGTGTTGCAGAGACAGAACGGCTATCACGGAAACGGTCCCTCTGAAGGAGAAGCTGATCATCTCCTTACCATCAGGAGTGAAGAGGATGTAATCCGCATAATCGATGCGATAAAAAAGATAAAAAGTATAGAAGAATAG
- a CDS encoding 3-ketoacyl-ACP reductase, translating into MAQSIEGKIAYITGAGRGIGKATALELAKAGVHLGLMARTESALEETAEEARTYGVEAVTAPVDIADLSSVEAAVSSLQSALGDADILINNAGIGVYGEFLELEPAEWKRAFEVNVFGTYHVTHTVLPQLIEKNGGDIIMISSSSGLKGTAKSSAYCGSKFALQGFSESLMQEVRPHNIRVMTLNPSLVATDLTFGDKLEEADTSKYMQPEDLAEHMVSLLKLDRRIFIKQSLQWATNPF; encoded by the coding sequence ATGGCACAATCTATCGAAGGAAAGATCGCGTATATTACCGGTGCCGGCCGCGGTATCGGGAAGGCAACCGCACTTGAGCTTGCTAAAGCCGGCGTCCATCTCGGCCTCATGGCACGAACGGAGTCCGCCCTGGAGGAAACGGCCGAAGAAGCCAGAACCTATGGAGTGGAGGCCGTTACGGCACCTGTTGATATTGCAGACCTCTCGAGCGTCGAAGCAGCTGTTTCTTCGCTTCAATCCGCACTCGGTGATGCGGACATCCTGATCAACAATGCTGGAATCGGTGTATACGGAGAGTTCCTTGAACTCGAACCTGCAGAGTGGAAGCGTGCCTTCGAGGTCAATGTTTTCGGCACCTACCACGTGACCCACACCGTCCTTCCTCAGCTTATCGAGAAAAACGGCGGGGACATCATCATGATCTCATCCAGCAGCGGACTGAAAGGAACAGCGAAAAGCTCTGCTTACTGCGGTTCGAAGTTCGCCCTTCAGGGATTCTCTGAATCTCTCATGCAGGAAGTGCGGCCGCATAATATCCGCGTCATGACCTTGAATCCGAGTTTAGTAGCCACAGACCTTACGTTTGGTGATAAGCTCGAAGAAGCCGACACGAGTAAATACATGCAGCCCGAAGATCTGGCCGAGCACATGGTATCGCTTCTCAAGCTGGACCGCCGCATCTTCATCAAGCAATCCCTTCAGTGGGCGACGAATCCTTTCTGA
- a CDS encoding VOC family protein codes for MFRVGSIFIPVTDMERSMAWYEEHLGVKKIDEWEDGVGYCLPDGLTQLALVEVESRQETEFTIRGDRKNAYFNFLTDNIEATHEGFRRHGVTVTALEDFGGMKAFDFNDPDGNPFSIVDEVTGSPFHSEEVRKLQGKS; via the coding sequence ATGTTTCGAGTAGGATCCATCTTTATTCCGGTGACGGATATGGAGCGTTCAATGGCGTGGTATGAGGAGCATCTCGGGGTGAAGAAAATCGACGAGTGGGAAGACGGGGTCGGGTATTGCCTGCCTGACGGGCTCACCCAGCTTGCCCTGGTGGAGGTGGAGTCACGTCAGGAAACCGAGTTCACAATCAGGGGCGACAGGAAGAATGCGTACTTCAATTTCCTCACGGATAATATTGAAGCCACTCATGAAGGTTTCAGAAGGCACGGTGTCACGGTCACAGCGCTTGAAGATTTCGGGGGTATGAAAGCCTTCGATTTCAACGATCCCGACGGGAACCCGTTCTCCATTGTGGATGAAGTAACCGGATCACCTTTTCACAGCGAGGAAGTACGGAAACTTCAAGGGAAAAGCTAG
- a CDS encoding class I SAM-dependent methyltransferase, producing the protein MQKIKDQLTHSYNAAAISRDRELKEDWKAEVRSHFLSLLIKENKTRLLEIGAGSGQESVVFKEAGLNTFSTDLSPEAIRLCKEKGLKAEVMSYDSLTFPDGAFDAVWAMNCLLHCPKDELPGLLEGIKRVLKPGGVFFMGVYGGKDSEGIWEGDFYEPKRFFALYTNERLREILERHFKIESFRCLAKEELGRDLDFQGIILRRSR; encoded by the coding sequence ATGCAGAAAATCAAAGATCAATTAACTCATTCATATAATGCTGCTGCCATCTCCAGGGATCGCGAGCTCAAGGAGGATTGGAAGGCGGAAGTGCGCAGCCACTTCCTGTCGCTCCTGATCAAGGAAAACAAGACCAGACTCCTTGAGATTGGAGCCGGGTCAGGGCAGGAAAGCGTAGTTTTCAAAGAAGCAGGTCTGAACACGTTCAGCACCGATCTGTCACCGGAAGCAATCCGGCTGTGCAAAGAGAAAGGGCTTAAGGCAGAGGTCATGAGCTATGATTCGTTAACGTTCCCCGATGGAGCGTTCGATGCCGTATGGGCGATGAACTGCCTGCTACACTGCCCGAAGGATGAACTTCCCGGCCTACTTGAAGGGATCAAAAGGGTACTGAAGCCAGGCGGGGTCTTTTTCATGGGTGTCTATGGAGGCAAGGATTCAGAGGGGATATGGGAAGGGGATTTCTATGAGCCTAAACGATTCTTTGCCCTCTACACGAATGAACGATTGAGAGAGATCCTTGAACGGCATTTTAAGATCGAATCGTTTCGGTGCCTGGCAAAAGAAGAGCTGGGCAGGGATCTCGATTTTCAAGGAATCATCCTTCGGAGATCACGGTAA
- a CDS encoding DinB family protein, whose amino-acid sequence MSSIEWIIFNIEEVRRRSTNVWRSIPEDKLHWRPDAEAMSMLEMIRHVLESEHYYHLAIKNKGSLDAFDSPFESRPYTNVEDELAFAAGYHEAFLETIRSYTEEDLKEISIDRSESGYVRDLGDMLLRIPYHEAVHTGQLLDYLRTADIDRVRIWD is encoded by the coding sequence ATGAGCAGCATTGAGTGGATCATCTTTAACATCGAGGAAGTAAGAAGAAGGAGCACAAACGTGTGGAGGAGCATTCCAGAGGATAAGCTACATTGGAGACCGGATGCAGAAGCGATGAGCATGCTTGAAATGATCAGACATGTACTGGAAAGTGAACATTACTACCACCTAGCCATTAAGAACAAAGGAAGTCTGGACGCGTTCGATTCGCCGTTTGAAAGCCGGCCGTACACCAATGTAGAGGATGAGCTTGCCTTTGCTGCCGGGTACCACGAGGCATTCCTGGAGACCATCCGTTCTTATACGGAAGAGGACCTCAAGGAAATCAGCATCGATCGAAGTGAATCAGGGTATGTCCGGGACTTGGGTGATATGCTCCTTCGCATCCCTTATCACGAAGCGGTCCATACAGGGCAGCTCCTTGATTATCTTCGTACCGCAGACATTGATCGCGTGAGGATTTGGGATTGA
- a CDS encoding nucleoside 2-deoxyribosyltransferase encodes MKFYVASSFKNIPMVRAVTESLRAAGHRLTYDWTQNERANTAKDLERIGQDEKRAILEADVVIVLLPGGKGTHVELGLALAWEKSIYLYSKVPLSLNESTTFYHLPEIRHITGELDEFLLLINNHYTYQEASYEQH; translated from the coding sequence ATGAAATTTTATGTGGCGTCGAGCTTTAAAAACATTCCCATGGTGAGGGCCGTGACCGAGTCTCTTCGTGCAGCGGGACACCGACTGACGTATGATTGGACGCAAAATGAGCGGGCGAACACGGCGAAAGACCTTGAACGTATCGGTCAAGACGAGAAAAGGGCGATCTTGGAGGCGGATGTGGTGATCGTCTTGCTTCCTGGAGGCAAAGGCACTCATGTCGAGCTTGGCCTCGCACTTGCGTGGGAAAAAAGCATATACCTTTATTCGAAAGTACCATTGTCTTTGAATGAGAGCACCACGTTTTATCATCTGCCGGAGATCCGGCACATCACAGGAGAATTGGACGAGTTTCTACTATTGATAAACAACCATTACACATATCAGGAGGCATCATATGAGCAGCATTGA
- a CDS encoding GNAT family N-acetyltransferase → MNIKRIVTEDELKEAFAIRKEVFIDEQGTPDDEEYDAFDNLEADCTHILIYQDGKAVGTGRIRTVEGTGKLERICIRKPFRKGGVGRHIIQELEDIASEQGLSRVKLHGQTHAEGFYHKLGYVSEPEIFYEADIPHKLMKKELK, encoded by the coding sequence GTGAACATCAAGAGAATCGTAACAGAAGACGAATTGAAAGAAGCATTCGCCATCCGCAAAGAAGTCTTCATCGACGAACAGGGTACCCCTGATGATGAAGAATACGATGCTTTTGACAACCTCGAAGCCGATTGCACCCACATCCTTATCTATCAGGACGGGAAGGCGGTTGGTACGGGTCGCATCCGCACAGTGGAAGGAACCGGGAAACTCGAGCGCATCTGCATCCGTAAGCCCTTCAGGAAAGGCGGCGTCGGGCGCCATATCATCCAGGAGCTTGAAGACATCGCATCGGAGCAGGGCCTGAGCCGCGTAAAGTTGCATGGTCAAACCCATGCCGAAGGGTTCTATCATAAGCTTGGATATGTATCCGAGCCCGAGATCTTCTATGAAGCAGACATCCCCCATAAACTGATGAAAAAAGAATTAAAGTGA
- a CDS encoding ABC transporter ATP-binding protein: protein MSKTMLKVSNVKKTFKKQQVLHGVSFDVKAGEITALLGPNGAGKSTTIRSIMGILFPDEGHIQFSGEEEGVIPKHAIGYLPEERGLYKNVKIMDILLYFAELKDYPIKKAKERALHYLKKFGLEGKDKVSIEELSKGMGQKVQFIASIIHEPKLLILDEPFSGLDPVSQEVFKDEIRELARSGTAVLLSAHQMNLVEEMADRLIMIHKGREVISGTMDEVKEKYANFKCTIQGVNRLELLETIPQVARIEQSEQTSTLYLEPDVHIPSWIRKLPEGMTIHELKIDRITLHEIFIDIATDKQGKEREKSA from the coding sequence ATGTCTAAAACCATGCTGAAAGTAAGCAATGTCAAAAAAACATTCAAGAAGCAGCAGGTCCTGCACGGCGTGTCCTTCGATGTGAAGGCAGGAGAGATCACAGCCCTCCTCGGACCGAATGGAGCCGGGAAGTCGACGACCATCCGGAGCATCATGGGGATTCTCTTCCCGGATGAGGGTCATATCCAGTTCAGCGGAGAAGAAGAAGGAGTCATCCCGAAGCATGCCATCGGCTACCTTCCCGAAGAACGCGGACTCTATAAAAATGTGAAAATCATGGATATCCTCCTGTATTTCGCAGAACTGAAGGATTACCCGATCAAAAAAGCCAAGGAGCGCGCCCTTCATTACTTGAAGAAATTCGGACTTGAAGGGAAAGACAAGGTATCGATCGAGGAGCTGTCCAAGGGGATGGGGCAGAAGGTGCAGTTCATCGCTTCCATCATCCATGAACCGAAACTGCTTATCCTGGACGAACCGTTTTCCGGACTGGATCCTGTCAGTCAGGAAGTGTTCAAAGACGAAATCCGTGAATTGGCGCGCAGTGGTACGGCCGTCCTCCTGTCCGCTCACCAGATGAACCTTGTGGAAGAAATGGCCGACCGCCTCATCATGATCCATAAGGGAAGGGAAGTGATCAGCGGCACGATGGACGAAGTGAAGGAGAAATACGCGAACTTCAAATGCACGATCCAGGGAGTCAATCGCCTGGAACTTCTGGAAACGATCCCTCAGGTGGCGAGGATCGAGCAGTCGGAACAGACATCGACGCTTTATCTCGAACCCGATGTGCATATCCCGTCTTGGATCCGTAAGCTTCCTGAGGGCATGACCATCCATGAACTGAAGATCGACCGCATCACCCTGCATGAAATCTTTATCGATATCGCCACCGATAAGCAAGGAAAGGAACGTGAAAAAAGTGCGTAA
- a CDS encoding cysteine hydrolase family protein: MSRKALLIIDVQQGMFKEGGEVHNAEALLQTITTLKAKAESMDTPVFLIQHEAPEGKPLERGTTGWEIHPRVKGGTVIHKMTPDSFHQTDLHEQLQTRGVEELFLTGIQSEVCVDTTCRRAFSLGYKVTLVSDAHSTWDSGVLKAEDIIHHHNGVLRWFADVARSSHIIEKWENERS, translated from the coding sequence TTGAGCAGGAAGGCGCTCCTCATCATAGACGTCCAACAAGGTATGTTTAAAGAAGGAGGAGAAGTGCACAATGCGGAAGCTTTGTTGCAGACAATCACTACCCTGAAAGCAAAAGCAGAGTCAATGGACACCCCAGTTTTTCTGATCCAGCATGAGGCGCCTGAAGGAAAGCCATTGGAACGCGGGACAACAGGATGGGAGATCCATCCACGGGTGAAAGGAGGAACAGTCATCCATAAAATGACCCCTGATTCCTTTCATCAGACGGATCTTCACGAGCAGCTTCAGACACGGGGAGTGGAGGAACTTTTTCTTACCGGTATCCAATCAGAAGTGTGCGTAGATACGACGTGCAGGCGTGCCTTCAGCCTGGGGTATAAGGTGACGCTCGTCTCCGATGCCCATAGTACCTGGGATTCAGGAGTCCTGAAAGCAGAAGACATCATCCACCATCATAATGGAGTCCTGCGGTGGTTTGCCGATGTGGCGCGATCAAGTCATATTATTGAAAAATGGGAGAATGAAAGAAGCTGA
- a CDS encoding ATP-binding protein, producing MNVSLQTKLLVLILTLLSSVILLLSGTFAYFESKETEKEVGQLALQVATTVSLIPGIREAFHTEDPAKIIQPMTIQMKEQVGAEFIVVGNKDSIRYSHTQQEKIGKRMVGGDNDRALINGEYYTSKAVGSMGPSLRGKAPIFDDNGKIIGLVSVGFLEEDIHTLFIHKLRTYGIVSILVLVAGAVGAVLLAKNIRRDTHGLEPKEIAALYRERNAILLSIKEGIIAVDEKGLITMMNNSARKLLGVSGRKTQVPVQEVIPNTEMYDIQRNDIYENDQEMLLNGKVVIVNRTPIMDKNGIVGAVASFREKTEVTEMINTLSEVRQYSEDLRAQTHEFTNKLYAISGLLQLEEYEEAIDLIHSEADVHGSQNRIVFEQIHDRKVQAILLGKIGKASEYKVTFSIDPTSFLKPLPKRVAMSDLITILGNIMDNAFDAVAHKETREVTFFTTDIGKDIVFEVADTGAGIPDDVDVFQRGISSKQGENRGVGLTLVKETVTRLGGTIELHVPKSGGTVFTVFIPKEEKRGEEG from the coding sequence ATGAATGTATCGCTTCAGACGAAGCTCTTGGTCTTGATCCTGACGTTGCTGTCATCGGTCATCCTTCTCCTGAGCGGCACGTTTGCTTATTTCGAATCCAAGGAAACGGAGAAGGAAGTCGGTCAGCTGGCCCTGCAGGTGGCGACGACGGTGTCCCTTATCCCTGGTATCCGGGAAGCGTTTCATACAGAGGATCCGGCGAAGATCATCCAGCCCATGACGATCCAGATGAAGGAGCAGGTGGGGGCGGAGTTCATCGTGGTAGGGAATAAGGACAGCATTCGCTATTCCCATACGCAGCAAGAGAAGATCGGTAAGCGGATGGTGGGAGGGGATAATGACCGGGCCCTCATTAATGGAGAGTATTATACGTCCAAAGCCGTCGGTTCCATGGGTCCGTCCCTGCGCGGAAAGGCGCCGATTTTTGATGATAACGGGAAGATCATCGGGCTCGTGTCCGTCGGCTTCCTCGAGGAAGATATTCACACGCTGTTCATTCACAAGCTCCGTACGTATGGGATCGTCTCGATTCTCGTATTGGTGGCAGGAGCCGTGGGGGCGGTCCTTCTGGCGAAAAATATCCGCCGCGATACACACGGGCTGGAGCCGAAGGAGATTGCGGCTCTGTACCGGGAGCGGAATGCCATCCTCCTTTCCATAAAAGAAGGGATCATCGCCGTGGATGAGAAGGGGTTGATCACGATGATGAATAACTCTGCGAGGAAGCTCCTTGGTGTGAGTGGGCGGAAAACCCAGGTGCCGGTACAGGAAGTGATACCGAATACGGAAATGTATGATATCCAGCGGAACGATATTTATGAAAACGATCAGGAAATGCTTCTGAACGGAAAAGTCGTAATCGTCAACCGGACACCGATCATGGATAAGAACGGGATTGTCGGAGCGGTGGCGAGCTTCCGTGAGAAGACGGAAGTGACGGAGATGATCAATACCCTTTCAGAGGTCCGGCAGTATTCTGAAGATCTTCGTGCCCAGACCCACGAATTCACCAATAAGCTGTATGCCATCTCGGGCCTTCTGCAGCTGGAGGAATATGAGGAGGCCATCGATCTCATCCACTCAGAGGCCGACGTGCACGGTAGCCAGAACCGGATCGTATTCGAACAGATCCATGATCGCAAGGTGCAGGCCATCCTATTAGGAAAGATCGGGAAGGCATCGGAATATAAAGTGACGTTCAGCATCGATCCAACCAGCTTTTTGAAACCGTTACCAAAAAGGGTTGCCATGAGTGACTTGATCACGATACTGGGAAATATCATGGATAATGCCTTTGACGCCGTTGCTCACAAGGAGACGAGGGAAGTTACTTTCTTTACCACCGATATCGGGAAGGATATTGTGTTCGAAGTCGCCGATACCGGAGCCGGGATCCCTGACGATGTGGATGTATTCCAGCGTGGGATCTCTTCGAAACAGGGGGAGAACCGGGGAGTGGGATTGACGCTGGTGAAGGAGACGGTCACAAGGCTTGGCGGAACGATTGAGCTTCATGTACCGAAAAGCGGAGGGACGGTCTTTACCGTGTTCATTCCAAAAGAAGAGAAAAGGGGAGAAGAAGGATGA
- a CDS encoding ABC transporter ATP-binding protein, giving the protein MNDPITIKNVEKTIGGLTVSIPHLTIPVGTISALVGTNGAGKSTLFKMIMNLVKPDKGTISIFGKPVNGDDEEWKSHLSYQSQQMDGVDFLTGEDLRQLMSRYYPDWDESLFQRVVSTLEIPLNKKGKKLSPGMQAKLSIALTLGCNAPVMLLDEPTASMDIPSRKLVIDLLAEIMETGEKTILMATHHVDDLKKLADYLIFFDGDEVGEPVEKDELVASYRLLWLDQPVPFDEPLPGEMKRTYGKVILTNDPDQTRDALRQHSISIMEEQVPDLETVVTELLTKGEKHYV; this is encoded by the coding sequence ATGAACGACCCGATCACCATAAAAAATGTAGAGAAAACCATCGGGGGTCTTACGGTCTCCATCCCACATCTGACCATACCTGTTGGGACGATTTCCGCACTGGTGGGAACGAACGGGGCCGGGAAGAGCACGCTCTTCAAGATGATCATGAATCTGGTAAAGCCGGACAAAGGGACTATCTCGATCTTCGGAAAGCCTGTAAATGGTGATGATGAGGAATGGAAATCCCACCTATCCTATCAGTCACAGCAGATGGACGGGGTGGATTTCCTTACAGGTGAAGATCTCCGACAGCTGATGTCCCGCTACTATCCGGACTGGGACGAATCGTTATTTCAACGGGTCGTTTCCACCTTGGAAATCCCGCTGAACAAAAAAGGCAAAAAACTCAGCCCGGGAATGCAGGCGAAGCTGAGCATCGCCCTCACCTTGGGATGCAATGCCCCTGTGATGCTGCTGGATGAACCGACGGCTTCCATGGACATTCCGTCCCGTAAGCTCGTCATCGATCTTCTTGCCGAGATCATGGAGACGGGGGAGAAGACAATCCTAATGGCCACGCATCATGTGGATGATCTGAAGAAGCTCGCAGACTACTTGATTTTCTTTGATGGGGATGAAGTGGGGGAGCCGGTTGAGAAGGATGAGTTGGTCGCCTCATACCGACTTTTGTGGCTGGATCAACCTGTCCCTTTTGACGAACCGTTGCCTGGTGAGATGAAACGGACGTACGGCAAGGTGATCTTGACAAACGATCCAGATCAAACAAGGGATGCCCTCCGTCAGCATTCGATTTCAATTATGGAAGAGCAGGTGCCGGATTTGGAAACGGTCGTTACTGAATTATTAACAAAGGGAGAGAAGCATTATGTCTAA
- a CDS encoding GntR family transcriptional regulator has product MNIPIRLSKDSREPIYHQIEHQLKALIASGQLAAGSPLPSIRVLAKDLEISSITIRRAYQNLEYEGFIRTSQGKGTFVAEIDAGKKESVASQAVHDALKKAVTIARQHELSNSEISELMESILKEEEE; this is encoded by the coding sequence ATGAATATACCGATCCGATTATCAAAGGATTCGCGGGAACCGATCTATCATCAGATTGAGCATCAGCTGAAAGCCCTCATTGCAAGCGGTCAGCTTGCGGCCGGATCTCCCCTGCCGTCAATCCGGGTGCTGGCGAAGGATCTCGAAATCAGCTCGATTACGATCCGGCGGGCCTATCAGAACCTGGAATACGAAGGCTTTATCCGCACTTCTCAGGGGAAGGGGACCTTCGTTGCAGAAATCGACGCCGGCAAGAAGGAGTCGGTTGCATCGCAAGCCGTCCATGATGCGTTGAAAAAAGCCGTTACAATCGCGAGGCAGCATGAATTAAGCAATAGCGAAATCAGTGAACTGATGGAATCCATTTTAAAGGAGGAAGAGGAATGA
- a CDS encoding DinB family protein, whose protein sequence is MDIYIKEQKGYAPQIGHLVSQMDYARKTTLDSIEGCTQEELYGLLSSDGNTIGALLLHMAAIERGFQIEFFDGRNPNEEEMEEWGAAYGLGARGRKEIVGHPLSFYIATLRRVRQKTLTVLAEKPDNWLYEECRWDGHPSNHYFIWFHVMEDEINHRGQIRLMRKALQLERKREE, encoded by the coding sequence ATGGACATCTACATAAAGGAACAAAAAGGGTACGCCCCCCAGATCGGGCATCTGGTATCCCAGATGGACTATGCACGGAAGACGACGCTTGATTCCATCGAAGGGTGCACACAGGAAGAACTGTATGGCCTTCTTTCGTCAGATGGTAACACCATCGGGGCATTGCTCCTTCATATGGCCGCCATAGAGAGAGGGTTCCAGATTGAATTCTTCGACGGACGGAATCCGAATGAAGAAGAAATGGAGGAATGGGGAGCTGCCTACGGGCTGGGAGCCCGTGGCCGCAAGGAAATCGTTGGACACCCCCTTTCCTTTTATATTGCAACATTGCGTCGTGTCCGGCAGAAGACCCTCACAGTCCTTGCCGAGAAACCGGATAATTGGCTCTATGAGGAGTGCCGTTGGGACGGTCACCCTTCGAATCACTACTTCATCTGGTTCCATGTAATGGAGGATGAAATCAACCATAGAGGGCAGATCCGGCTCATGCGGAAAGCCCTGCAACTAGAAAGGAAGAGAGAAGAATGA